The Benincasa hispida cultivar B227 chromosome 9, ASM972705v1, whole genome shotgun sequence genome has a segment encoding these proteins:
- the LOC120086550 gene encoding uncharacterized protein LOC120086550 gives MVDGSTGDHLLDQRLNQRVTANYICKSLCHETVDEYEIEDCDKDYLTFLNGWTNRVDSSDVDVNAKLEDFRDYTDDNATLLFNWSDKEVDPVYRMFVQHLTEDGKAYKLEIPSVNGMKVYVKYEEREQEEKQEQSSPKNNHNRKRAGTTRILRSASKKKEIERPAKESPVPLFEKVFNLDCAKSISHGADGNSSTIPGTDLRSAKHLSQSDSDSNLIDEDYKTFLTDFFYDDDHRLIYMPVDSRSIVYEEDESTSDSELVMVDTGRCKQSRDSFGRTYSYSTMDVDSGKCLQSPGIRNGSNFRERLMKVLKRPYDQREYDYYLYEVSCRKPQVRHRELRRRVLKAYTVETYGKSYLHIYSELATKIQEVQYDRLRTLNLLRGFFYWLQNLSHEDAFRPWMDPSCLDVLPQS, from the exons ATGGTTGACGGGAGTACTGGTGATCATTTGCTGGATCAGCGTTTGAATCAAAGGGTAACTGCGAATTATATATGTAAAAGTTTATGTCACGAAACTGTGGATGAGTACGAGATAGAAGACTGCGACAAGGATTATCTAACATTCTTAAATGGTTGGACGAACCGTGTGGACAGTAGTGATGTGGATGTTAATGCTAAGCTTGAGGATTTTAGGGATTATACTGATGATAATGCGACTTTGCTGTTTAACTGGTCGGATAAAGAAGTTGATCCTGTTTATAGGATGTTCGTTCAGCATTTGACTGAAGATGGGAAAGCTTATAAGCTTGAAATTCCATCAGTTAATGGGATGAAAGTGTATGTGAAGTATGAGGAACGGgaacaagaagaaaaacaagaacaaTCTAGTCCGAAGAATAATcataatagaaaaagagctgGAACTACCAGGATCTTAAGGAGTGCTTCAAAGAAAAAGGAGATAGAGAGGCCAGCAAAAGAAAGCCCGGTTCCTTTGTTTGAGAAAGTGTTCAATTTGGATTGTGCAAAATCTATATCTCATGGGGCAGATGGAAATTCAAGCACAATCCCTGGTACAGATCTTCGTTCTGCTAAGCATCTTTCCCAATCCGATTCTGACTCAAATTTGATAGATGAAGACTACAAGACATTTTTGactgattttttttatgatgatgATCATAGATTAATATATATGCCAGTAGACAGTAGGTCAATTGTATATGAGGAGGATGAAAGTACTTCTGATTCAGAACTGGTGATGGTTGACACTGGTCGATGTAAACAAAGCCGAGATTCCTTTGGGAGGACATATTCTTATTCTACT ATGGATGTAGATAGTGGGAAATGTCTTCAGAGTCCTGGTATACGTAATGGTTCCAATTTCAGGGAAAGGCTCATGAAAGTTCTTAAAAGGCCATACGACCAACGTGAGTATGACTATTATCTTTATGAAGTAAGTTGTCGTAAGCCACAAGTGCGTCATAGAGAGTTACGTCGTCGAGTGCTAAAAGCATATACAGTGGAAACTTACGGCAAATCATATCTTCATATCTATAGTG AGCTTGCTACAAAAATCCAAGAAGTTCAATATGATCGCCTCAGAACTTTGAACCTACTGCGTGGCTTCTTCTATTGGTTGCAG AATTTATCACATGAGGATGCGTTTCGGCCTTGGATGGACCCATCATGCTTGGATGTGTTGCCACAGTCATAA
- the LOC120086551 gene encoding NAD(P)H-quinone oxidoreductase subunit M, chloroplastic codes for MATASSYMVFPMVGWKNSKQNTKPKPKFPISAQINEAAEQLNLGDQQKEEQGKPKPSPLRPVEAQQNVKSKNMGREYGGQWLSSVTRHVRIYAAYIDPVTCEFDQTQMDKLTLILDPSNEFLWNPQTCNKVYAYFQELVDHYEGAPLTEYTLRLIGSDIEHYIRKMLYDGEIKYNMNARVLNFSMGKPRIMFNANDLPQDLQSQ; via the exons ATGGCAACAGCTTCATCTTACATGGTGTTTCCTATGGTGGGTTGGAAAAACAgcaaacaaaacacaaaacccaaacccaaatttCCCATCTCAGCTCAGATCAATGAAGCTGCAGAGCAACTAAATTTGGGAGACCAACAAAAAGAAGAACAGGGGAAGCCAAAACCGTCGCCGTTGCGGCCGGTCGAAGCACAGCAGAATGTGAAGAGCAAAAACATGGGGAGAGAGTATGGAGGGCAATGGCTTAGCAGTGTAACAAGACATGTAAGAATATATGCAGCTTATATTGATCCTGTTACTTGTGAGTTTGATCAAACTCAAATGGATAAACTTACTCTTATTTTGGATCCAAGTAATGAATTCCTTTGGAATCCTCAAACTTGCAACAAAGTCTATGCTTACTTCCAAGAGCTTGTGGATCATTATGag GGAGCTCCATTGACAGAATATACACTTCGACTAATAGGTTCAGACATAGAACACTATATAAGAAAGATGCTTTATGATGGAGAAATCAAGTACAATATGAATGCAAGAGTCCTCAACTTCAGCATGGGAAAGCCAAGAATTATGTTCAATGCCAATGATCTGCCTCAGGATCTACAATCACAATAA